From the genome of Bos taurus isolate L1 Dominette 01449 registration number 42190680 breed Hereford chromosome 27, ARS-UCD2.0, whole genome shotgun sequence, one region includes:
- the FGFR1 gene encoding fibroblast growth factor receptor 1 isoform X3: protein MWSRKCLLFWAVLVTATLCTAKPAPTLPEQAQPWGAPVEVESLLVHPGDLLQLRCRLRDDVQSINWLRDGVQLADSNRTRITGEEVEVRGSVPADSGLYACVTSSPSGSDTTYFSVNVSDALPSSEDDDDDDDSSSEEKETDNTKPNPVAPYWTSPEKMEKKLHAVPAAKTVKFKCPSSGTPNPTLRWLKNGKEFKPDHRIGGYKVRYATWSIIMDSVVPSDKGNYTCIVENEYGSINHTYQLDVVERSPHRPILQAGLPANKTVALGSNVEFMCKVYSDPQPHIQWLKHIEVNGSKIGPDNLPYVQILKTAGVNTTDKEMEVLHLRNVSFEDAGEYTCLAGNSIGLSHHSAWLTVLEALEERPAVMTSPLYLEIIIYCTGAFLISCMVGSVIIYKMKSGTKKSDFHSQMAVHKLAKSIPLRRQVTVSADSSASMNSGVLLVRPSRLSSSGTPMLAGVSEYELPEDPRWELPRDRLVLGKPLGEGCFGQVVLAEAIGLDKDRPNRVTKVAVKMLKSDATEKDLSDLISEMEMMKMIGKHKNIINLLGACTQDGPLYVIVEYASKGNLREYLQARRPPGLEYCYNPSHHPEEQLSSKDLVSCAYQVARGMEYLASKKCIHRDLAARNVLVTEDNVMKIADFGLARDIHHIDYYKKTTNGRLPVKWMAPEALFDRIYTHQSDVWSFGVLLWEIFTLGGSPYPGVPVEELFKLLKEGHRMDKPSNCTNELYMMMRDCWHAVPSQRPTFKQLVEDLDRIVALTSNQEYLDLSMPLDQYSPSFPDTRSSTCSSGEDSVFSHEPLPEEPCLPRHPAQLANGGLKRR from the exons CCCAGCCCTGGGGAGCCCCTGTGGAAGTGGAGTCCCTCCTGGTCCACCCCGGTGACCTGCTGCAGCTCCGCTGTCGGCTGCGGGACGATGTTCAGAGCATCAACTGGCTGCGGGACGGGGTGCAGCTGGCGGACAGCAACCGCACGCGCATCAccggggaggaggtggaggttcgGGGCTCCGTGCCCGCCGACTCAGGCCTCTACGCCTGCGTGACCAGCAGCCCCTCCGGCAGTGACACCACCTACTTCTCCGTCAACGTCTCAG ATGCGCTCCCCTCGTCGGAGGACGATGATGACGACGATGACTCCTCTTcggaggagaaggaaacagataaCACCAAACCAAACC CCGTGGCTCCGTACTGGACGTCACcagaaaagatggaaaagaaacTGCACGCAGTGCCAGCTGCCAAGACAGTGAAGTTCAAATGCCCTTCCAGTGGGACCCCGAACCCCACACTGCGCTGGCTGAAAAACGGCAAAGAATTCAAGCCCGACCACAGGATCGGAGGCTACAAG GTCCGTTATGCCACCTGGAGCATCATTATGGACTCCGTGGTGCCTTCGGATAAGGGCAACTACACCTGCATCGTGGAGAACGAATACGGCAGCATCAACCATACCTACCAGCTTGATGTTGTGG AGCGGTCCCCTCACCGGCCCATCCTGCAGGCGGGCTTGCCAGCCAACAAGACGGTGGCCCTGGGCAGCAACGTGGAGTTCATGTGCAAGGTGTACAGTGACCCGCAGCCCCACATCCAGTGGCTGAAGCACATTGAGGTGAACGGGAGTAAGATTGGGCCGGACAACCTGCCTTATGTCCAGATCTTGAAG ACGGCCGGAGTTAACACCACCGACAAAGAGATGGAGGTGCTGCACTTAAGGAATGTCTCCTTTGAGGACGCGGGGGAGTATACATGCTTGGCGGGTAACTCTATCGGACTCTCCCATCACTCTGCATGGCTGACCGTTCTGGAAG CCCTGGAAGAGAGACCGGCGGTGATGACTTCGCCGCTGTACCTGGAGATCATCATCTATTGCACGGGGGCCTTCCTCATCTCCTGCATGGTGGGGTCTGTCATCATCTACAAGATGAAGAGCGGCACAAAGAAGAGTGACTTCCACAGCCAGATGGCCGTGCACAAGCTGGCCAAGAGCATCCCTCTGCGCAGACAGGTAACAG TGTCGGCTGACTCCAGCGCGTCCATGAACTCCGGGGTCCTGCTAGTTCGGCCCTCGCGTCTCTCCTCCAGCGGCACCCCTATGCTGGCCGGGGTCTCTGAATATGAGCTTCCCGAAGACCCTCGCTGGGAGCTGCCTCGGGACAG ACTGGTTTTAGGCAAGCCCCTGGGAGAGGGCTGCTTTGGGCAGGTGGTGCTGGCGGAGGCCATCGGGCTGGACAAGGACAGACCCAACCGTGTGACCAAAGTGGCCGTGAAGATGCTGAagt CGGATGCAACAGAGAAAGACCTGTCGGACCTGATCTCCGAGATGGAGATGATGAAGATGATTGGAAAACACAAGAACATCATCAATCTGCTGGGGGCCTGTACACAGGATG GTCCCTTGTATGTCATCGTGGAGTACGCCTCCAAGGGCAATCTCCGAGAGTACCTGCAGGCCCGGAGGCCGCCAGGGCTGGAGTACTGCTACAACCCCAGCCACCACCCCGAGGAGCAGCTCTCCTCCAAGGACCTGGTGTCCTGCGCCTACCAGGTGGCCCGAGGCATGGAGTATCTTGCCTCCAAGAAG TGCATCCACCGGGACCTGGCCGCCAGGAACGTCCTGGTGACGGAGGACAACGTGATGAAGATCGCGGACTTCGGTCTTGCTCGAGACATCCACCACATCGACTACTATAAAAAGACAACCAAC GGCCGACTGCCCGTCAAATGGATGGCACCGGAGGCCTTGTTTGACCGGATCTACACCCACCAGAGCGACGT GTGGTCTTTTGGGGTGCTCCTCTGGGAAATCTTCACTCTGGGCGGCTCCCCATACCCTGGGGTCCCCGTGGAGGAGCTTTTCAAGCTGCTGAAGGAGGGTCATCGTATGGACAAGCCCAGTAACTGCACCAACGAGCT CTACATGATGATGAGAGATTGCTGGCACGCGGTCCCCTCTCAGAGACCCACCTTCAAGCAGCTGGTGGAAGACCTGGACCGCATCGTGGCCTTGACCTCCAACCAG GAGTACCTGGACCTGTCAATGCCCCTGGACCAATACTCCCCCAGCTTCCCCGACACCCGCAGCTCCACCTGCTCCTCCGGGGAGGATTCCGTCTTTTCTCACGAGCCCTTGCCCGAGGAACCCTGCCTGCCCCGACACCCGGCCCAGCTGGCCAACGGCGGACTCAAACGGCGCTGA
- the FGFR1 gene encoding fibroblast growth factor receptor 1 isoform X7 has product MWSRKCLLFWAVLVTATLCTAKPAPTLPEQDALPSSEDDDDDDDSSSEEKETDNTKPNPVAPYWTSPEKMEKKLHAVPAAKTVKFKCPSSGTPNPTLRWLKNGKEFKPDHRIGGYKVRYATWSIIMDSVVPSDKGNYTCIVENEYGSINHTYQLDVVERSPHRPILQAGLPANKTVALGSNVEFMCKVYSDPQPHIQWLKHIEVNGSKIGPDNLPYVQILKTAGVNTTDKEMEVLHLRNVSFEDAGEYTCLAGNSIGLSHHSAWLTVLEALEERPAVMTSPLYLEIIIYCTGAFLISCMVGSVIIYKMKSGTKKSDFHSQMAVHKLAKSIPLRRQVSADSSASMNSGVLLVRPSRLSSSGTPMLAGVSEYELPEDPRWELPRDRLVLGKPLGEGCFGQVVLAEAIGLDKDRPNRVTKVAVKMLKSDATEKDLSDLISEMEMMKMIGKHKNIINLLGACTQDGPLYVIVEYASKGNLREYLQARRPPGLEYCYNPSHHPEEQLSSKDLVSCAYQVARGMEYLASKKCIHRDLAARNVLVTEDNVMKIADFGLARDIHHIDYYKKTTNGRLPVKWMAPEALFDRIYTHQSDVWSFGVLLWEIFTLGGSPYPGVPVEELFKLLKEGHRMDKPSNCTNELYMMMRDCWHAVPSQRPTFKQLVEDLDRIVALTSNQEYLDLSMPLDQYSPSFPDTRSSTCSSGEDSVFSHEPLPEEPCLPRHPAQLANGGLKRR; this is encoded by the exons ATGCGCTCCCCTCGTCGGAGGACGATGATGACGACGATGACTCCTCTTcggaggagaaggaaacagataaCACCAAACCAAACC CCGTGGCTCCGTACTGGACGTCACcagaaaagatggaaaagaaacTGCACGCAGTGCCAGCTGCCAAGACAGTGAAGTTCAAATGCCCTTCCAGTGGGACCCCGAACCCCACACTGCGCTGGCTGAAAAACGGCAAAGAATTCAAGCCCGACCACAGGATCGGAGGCTACAAG GTCCGTTATGCCACCTGGAGCATCATTATGGACTCCGTGGTGCCTTCGGATAAGGGCAACTACACCTGCATCGTGGAGAACGAATACGGCAGCATCAACCATACCTACCAGCTTGATGTTGTGG AGCGGTCCCCTCACCGGCCCATCCTGCAGGCGGGCTTGCCAGCCAACAAGACGGTGGCCCTGGGCAGCAACGTGGAGTTCATGTGCAAGGTGTACAGTGACCCGCAGCCCCACATCCAGTGGCTGAAGCACATTGAGGTGAACGGGAGTAAGATTGGGCCGGACAACCTGCCTTATGTCCAGATCTTGAAG ACGGCCGGAGTTAACACCACCGACAAAGAGATGGAGGTGCTGCACTTAAGGAATGTCTCCTTTGAGGACGCGGGGGAGTATACATGCTTGGCGGGTAACTCTATCGGACTCTCCCATCACTCTGCATGGCTGACCGTTCTGGAAG CCCTGGAAGAGAGACCGGCGGTGATGACTTCGCCGCTGTACCTGGAGATCATCATCTATTGCACGGGGGCCTTCCTCATCTCCTGCATGGTGGGGTCTGTCATCATCTACAAGATGAAGAGCGGCACAAAGAAGAGTGACTTCCACAGCCAGATGGCCGTGCACAAGCTGGCCAAGAGCATCCCTCTGCGCAGACAG GTGTCGGCTGACTCCAGCGCGTCCATGAACTCCGGGGTCCTGCTAGTTCGGCCCTCGCGTCTCTCCTCCAGCGGCACCCCTATGCTGGCCGGGGTCTCTGAATATGAGCTTCCCGAAGACCCTCGCTGGGAGCTGCCTCGGGACAG ACTGGTTTTAGGCAAGCCCCTGGGAGAGGGCTGCTTTGGGCAGGTGGTGCTGGCGGAGGCCATCGGGCTGGACAAGGACAGACCCAACCGTGTGACCAAAGTGGCCGTGAAGATGCTGAagt CGGATGCAACAGAGAAAGACCTGTCGGACCTGATCTCCGAGATGGAGATGATGAAGATGATTGGAAAACACAAGAACATCATCAATCTGCTGGGGGCCTGTACACAGGATG GTCCCTTGTATGTCATCGTGGAGTACGCCTCCAAGGGCAATCTCCGAGAGTACCTGCAGGCCCGGAGGCCGCCAGGGCTGGAGTACTGCTACAACCCCAGCCACCACCCCGAGGAGCAGCTCTCCTCCAAGGACCTGGTGTCCTGCGCCTACCAGGTGGCCCGAGGCATGGAGTATCTTGCCTCCAAGAAG TGCATCCACCGGGACCTGGCCGCCAGGAACGTCCTGGTGACGGAGGACAACGTGATGAAGATCGCGGACTTCGGTCTTGCTCGAGACATCCACCACATCGACTACTATAAAAAGACAACCAAC GGCCGACTGCCCGTCAAATGGATGGCACCGGAGGCCTTGTTTGACCGGATCTACACCCACCAGAGCGACGT GTGGTCTTTTGGGGTGCTCCTCTGGGAAATCTTCACTCTGGGCGGCTCCCCATACCCTGGGGTCCCCGTGGAGGAGCTTTTCAAGCTGCTGAAGGAGGGTCATCGTATGGACAAGCCCAGTAACTGCACCAACGAGCT CTACATGATGATGAGAGATTGCTGGCACGCGGTCCCCTCTCAGAGACCCACCTTCAAGCAGCTGGTGGAAGACCTGGACCGCATCGTGGCCTTGACCTCCAACCAG GAGTACCTGGACCTGTCAATGCCCCTGGACCAATACTCCCCCAGCTTCCCCGACACCCGCAGCTCCACCTGCTCCTCCGGGGAGGATTCCGTCTTTTCTCACGAGCCCTTGCCCGAGGAACCCTGCCTGCCCCGACACCCGGCCCAGCTGGCCAACGGCGGACTCAAACGGCGCTGA
- the FGFR1 gene encoding fibroblast growth factor receptor 1 isoform X6, with product MWSRKCLLFWAVLVTATLCTAKPAPTLPEQDALPSSEDDDDDDDSSSEEKETDNTKPNPVAPYWTSPEKMEKKLHAVPAAKTVKFKCPSSGTPNPTLRWLKNGKEFKPDHRIGGYKVRYATWSIIMDSVVPSDKGNYTCIVENEYGSINHTYQLDVVERSPHRPILQAGLPANKTVALGSNVEFMCKVYSDPQPHIQWLKHIEVNGSKIGPDNLPYVQILKTAGVNTTDKEMEVLHLRNVSFEDAGEYTCLAGNSIGLSHHSAWLTVLEALEERPAVMTSPLYLEIIIYCTGAFLISCMVGSVIIYKMKSGTKKSDFHSQMAVHKLAKSIPLRRQVTVSADSSASMNSGVLLVRPSRLSSSGTPMLAGVSEYELPEDPRWELPRDRLVLGKPLGEGCFGQVVLAEAIGLDKDRPNRVTKVAVKMLKSDATEKDLSDLISEMEMMKMIGKHKNIINLLGACTQDGPLYVIVEYASKGNLREYLQARRPPGLEYCYNPSHHPEEQLSSKDLVSCAYQVARGMEYLASKKCIHRDLAARNVLVTEDNVMKIADFGLARDIHHIDYYKKTTNGRLPVKWMAPEALFDRIYTHQSDVWSFGVLLWEIFTLGGSPYPGVPVEELFKLLKEGHRMDKPSNCTNELYMMMRDCWHAVPSQRPTFKQLVEDLDRIVALTSNQEYLDLSMPLDQYSPSFPDTRSSTCSSGEDSVFSHEPLPEEPCLPRHPAQLANGGLKRR from the exons ATGCGCTCCCCTCGTCGGAGGACGATGATGACGACGATGACTCCTCTTcggaggagaaggaaacagataaCACCAAACCAAACC CCGTGGCTCCGTACTGGACGTCACcagaaaagatggaaaagaaacTGCACGCAGTGCCAGCTGCCAAGACAGTGAAGTTCAAATGCCCTTCCAGTGGGACCCCGAACCCCACACTGCGCTGGCTGAAAAACGGCAAAGAATTCAAGCCCGACCACAGGATCGGAGGCTACAAG GTCCGTTATGCCACCTGGAGCATCATTATGGACTCCGTGGTGCCTTCGGATAAGGGCAACTACACCTGCATCGTGGAGAACGAATACGGCAGCATCAACCATACCTACCAGCTTGATGTTGTGG AGCGGTCCCCTCACCGGCCCATCCTGCAGGCGGGCTTGCCAGCCAACAAGACGGTGGCCCTGGGCAGCAACGTGGAGTTCATGTGCAAGGTGTACAGTGACCCGCAGCCCCACATCCAGTGGCTGAAGCACATTGAGGTGAACGGGAGTAAGATTGGGCCGGACAACCTGCCTTATGTCCAGATCTTGAAG ACGGCCGGAGTTAACACCACCGACAAAGAGATGGAGGTGCTGCACTTAAGGAATGTCTCCTTTGAGGACGCGGGGGAGTATACATGCTTGGCGGGTAACTCTATCGGACTCTCCCATCACTCTGCATGGCTGACCGTTCTGGAAG CCCTGGAAGAGAGACCGGCGGTGATGACTTCGCCGCTGTACCTGGAGATCATCATCTATTGCACGGGGGCCTTCCTCATCTCCTGCATGGTGGGGTCTGTCATCATCTACAAGATGAAGAGCGGCACAAAGAAGAGTGACTTCCACAGCCAGATGGCCGTGCACAAGCTGGCCAAGAGCATCCCTCTGCGCAGACAGGTAACAG TGTCGGCTGACTCCAGCGCGTCCATGAACTCCGGGGTCCTGCTAGTTCGGCCCTCGCGTCTCTCCTCCAGCGGCACCCCTATGCTGGCCGGGGTCTCTGAATATGAGCTTCCCGAAGACCCTCGCTGGGAGCTGCCTCGGGACAG ACTGGTTTTAGGCAAGCCCCTGGGAGAGGGCTGCTTTGGGCAGGTGGTGCTGGCGGAGGCCATCGGGCTGGACAAGGACAGACCCAACCGTGTGACCAAAGTGGCCGTGAAGATGCTGAagt CGGATGCAACAGAGAAAGACCTGTCGGACCTGATCTCCGAGATGGAGATGATGAAGATGATTGGAAAACACAAGAACATCATCAATCTGCTGGGGGCCTGTACACAGGATG GTCCCTTGTATGTCATCGTGGAGTACGCCTCCAAGGGCAATCTCCGAGAGTACCTGCAGGCCCGGAGGCCGCCAGGGCTGGAGTACTGCTACAACCCCAGCCACCACCCCGAGGAGCAGCTCTCCTCCAAGGACCTGGTGTCCTGCGCCTACCAGGTGGCCCGAGGCATGGAGTATCTTGCCTCCAAGAAG TGCATCCACCGGGACCTGGCCGCCAGGAACGTCCTGGTGACGGAGGACAACGTGATGAAGATCGCGGACTTCGGTCTTGCTCGAGACATCCACCACATCGACTACTATAAAAAGACAACCAAC GGCCGACTGCCCGTCAAATGGATGGCACCGGAGGCCTTGTTTGACCGGATCTACACCCACCAGAGCGACGT GTGGTCTTTTGGGGTGCTCCTCTGGGAAATCTTCACTCTGGGCGGCTCCCCATACCCTGGGGTCCCCGTGGAGGAGCTTTTCAAGCTGCTGAAGGAGGGTCATCGTATGGACAAGCCCAGTAACTGCACCAACGAGCT CTACATGATGATGAGAGATTGCTGGCACGCGGTCCCCTCTCAGAGACCCACCTTCAAGCAGCTGGTGGAAGACCTGGACCGCATCGTGGCCTTGACCTCCAACCAG GAGTACCTGGACCTGTCAATGCCCCTGGACCAATACTCCCCCAGCTTCCCCGACACCCGCAGCTCCACCTGCTCCTCCGGGGAGGATTCCGTCTTTTCTCACGAGCCCTTGCCCGAGGAACCCTGCCTGCCCCGACACCCGGCCCAGCTGGCCAACGGCGGACTCAAACGGCGCTGA
- the FGFR1 gene encoding fibroblast growth factor receptor 1 isoform X1, translating to MWSRKCLLFWAVLVTATLCTAKPAPTLPEQAQPWGAPVEVESLLVHPGDLLQLRCRLRDDVQSINWLRDGVQLADSNRTRITGEEVEVRGSVPADSGLYACVTSSPSGSDTTYFSVNVSDALPSSEDDDDDDDSSSEEKETDNTKPNRMPVAPYWTSPEKMEKKLHAVPAAKTVKFKCPSSGTPNPTLRWLKNGKEFKPDHRIGGYKVRYATWSIIMDSVVPSDKGNYTCIVENEYGSINHTYQLDVVERSPHRPILQAGLPANKTVALGSNVEFMCKVYSDPQPHIQWLKHIEVNGSKIGPDNLPYVQILKTAGVNTTDKEMEVLHLRNVSFEDAGEYTCLAGNSIGLSHHSAWLTVLEALEERPAVMTSPLYLEIIIYCTGAFLISCMVGSVIIYKMKSGTKKSDFHSQMAVHKLAKSIPLRRQVTVSADSSASMNSGVLLVRPSRLSSSGTPMLAGVSEYELPEDPRWELPRDRLVLGKPLGEGCFGQVVLAEAIGLDKDRPNRVTKVAVKMLKSDATEKDLSDLISEMEMMKMIGKHKNIINLLGACTQDGPLYVIVEYASKGNLREYLQARRPPGLEYCYNPSHHPEEQLSSKDLVSCAYQVARGMEYLASKKCIHRDLAARNVLVTEDNVMKIADFGLARDIHHIDYYKKTTNGRLPVKWMAPEALFDRIYTHQSDVWSFGVLLWEIFTLGGSPYPGVPVEELFKLLKEGHRMDKPSNCTNELYMMMRDCWHAVPSQRPTFKQLVEDLDRIVALTSNQEYLDLSMPLDQYSPSFPDTRSSTCSSGEDSVFSHEPLPEEPCLPRHPAQLANGGLKRR from the exons CCCAGCCCTGGGGAGCCCCTGTGGAAGTGGAGTCCCTCCTGGTCCACCCCGGTGACCTGCTGCAGCTCCGCTGTCGGCTGCGGGACGATGTTCAGAGCATCAACTGGCTGCGGGACGGGGTGCAGCTGGCGGACAGCAACCGCACGCGCATCAccggggaggaggtggaggttcgGGGCTCCGTGCCCGCCGACTCAGGCCTCTACGCCTGCGTGACCAGCAGCCCCTCCGGCAGTGACACCACCTACTTCTCCGTCAACGTCTCAG ATGCGCTCCCCTCGTCGGAGGACGATGATGACGACGATGACTCCTCTTcggaggagaaggaaacagataaCACCAAACCAAACCGTATGC CCGTGGCTCCGTACTGGACGTCACcagaaaagatggaaaagaaacTGCACGCAGTGCCAGCTGCCAAGACAGTGAAGTTCAAATGCCCTTCCAGTGGGACCCCGAACCCCACACTGCGCTGGCTGAAAAACGGCAAAGAATTCAAGCCCGACCACAGGATCGGAGGCTACAAG GTCCGTTATGCCACCTGGAGCATCATTATGGACTCCGTGGTGCCTTCGGATAAGGGCAACTACACCTGCATCGTGGAGAACGAATACGGCAGCATCAACCATACCTACCAGCTTGATGTTGTGG AGCGGTCCCCTCACCGGCCCATCCTGCAGGCGGGCTTGCCAGCCAACAAGACGGTGGCCCTGGGCAGCAACGTGGAGTTCATGTGCAAGGTGTACAGTGACCCGCAGCCCCACATCCAGTGGCTGAAGCACATTGAGGTGAACGGGAGTAAGATTGGGCCGGACAACCTGCCTTATGTCCAGATCTTGAAG ACGGCCGGAGTTAACACCACCGACAAAGAGATGGAGGTGCTGCACTTAAGGAATGTCTCCTTTGAGGACGCGGGGGAGTATACATGCTTGGCGGGTAACTCTATCGGACTCTCCCATCACTCTGCATGGCTGACCGTTCTGGAAG CCCTGGAAGAGAGACCGGCGGTGATGACTTCGCCGCTGTACCTGGAGATCATCATCTATTGCACGGGGGCCTTCCTCATCTCCTGCATGGTGGGGTCTGTCATCATCTACAAGATGAAGAGCGGCACAAAGAAGAGTGACTTCCACAGCCAGATGGCCGTGCACAAGCTGGCCAAGAGCATCCCTCTGCGCAGACAGGTAACAG TGTCGGCTGACTCCAGCGCGTCCATGAACTCCGGGGTCCTGCTAGTTCGGCCCTCGCGTCTCTCCTCCAGCGGCACCCCTATGCTGGCCGGGGTCTCTGAATATGAGCTTCCCGAAGACCCTCGCTGGGAGCTGCCTCGGGACAG ACTGGTTTTAGGCAAGCCCCTGGGAGAGGGCTGCTTTGGGCAGGTGGTGCTGGCGGAGGCCATCGGGCTGGACAAGGACAGACCCAACCGTGTGACCAAAGTGGCCGTGAAGATGCTGAagt CGGATGCAACAGAGAAAGACCTGTCGGACCTGATCTCCGAGATGGAGATGATGAAGATGATTGGAAAACACAAGAACATCATCAATCTGCTGGGGGCCTGTACACAGGATG GTCCCTTGTATGTCATCGTGGAGTACGCCTCCAAGGGCAATCTCCGAGAGTACCTGCAGGCCCGGAGGCCGCCAGGGCTGGAGTACTGCTACAACCCCAGCCACCACCCCGAGGAGCAGCTCTCCTCCAAGGACCTGGTGTCCTGCGCCTACCAGGTGGCCCGAGGCATGGAGTATCTTGCCTCCAAGAAG TGCATCCACCGGGACCTGGCCGCCAGGAACGTCCTGGTGACGGAGGACAACGTGATGAAGATCGCGGACTTCGGTCTTGCTCGAGACATCCACCACATCGACTACTATAAAAAGACAACCAAC GGCCGACTGCCCGTCAAATGGATGGCACCGGAGGCCTTGTTTGACCGGATCTACACCCACCAGAGCGACGT GTGGTCTTTTGGGGTGCTCCTCTGGGAAATCTTCACTCTGGGCGGCTCCCCATACCCTGGGGTCCCCGTGGAGGAGCTTTTCAAGCTGCTGAAGGAGGGTCATCGTATGGACAAGCCCAGTAACTGCACCAACGAGCT CTACATGATGATGAGAGATTGCTGGCACGCGGTCCCCTCTCAGAGACCCACCTTCAAGCAGCTGGTGGAAGACCTGGACCGCATCGTGGCCTTGACCTCCAACCAG GAGTACCTGGACCTGTCAATGCCCCTGGACCAATACTCCCCCAGCTTCCCCGACACCCGCAGCTCCACCTGCTCCTCCGGGGAGGATTCCGTCTTTTCTCACGAGCCCTTGCCCGAGGAACCCTGCCTGCCCCGACACCCGGCCCAGCTGGCCAACGGCGGACTCAAACGGCGCTGA